The proteins below are encoded in one region of Juglans microcarpa x Juglans regia isolate MS1-56 chromosome 4D, Jm3101_v1.0, whole genome shotgun sequence:
- the LOC121259335 gene encoding putative U-box domain-containing protein 50 yields the protein MDAQAEKIYVAIGNDPQDGFKTLEWTLGKWNSRPISIVILHVTYNISADFVYTPFGKLPASVVSEEKLEVLRKYEQEKIDKLLSKYITFCGKVKAEILKVEKHDEPVQKLIVDLISRLQINKLVMGFTFMKSSSWKSKGTISGSFYIHQHKPQFCEFYIICGGKQVFLRDKKEERIMEDDQGVRVAQRRENKASLKKWVGKMFSDQTNTLERNSCHSSSNSSVNSDSPKSQNQWEIHVQEIESYLQQLLSSDLDVDDLPQQNDSFQIITSRAAESENNDSHMSLAEKIESLRSKINEAQQEIELKRKEAKENVERHAKAGWVISLCIQRAEELETSIKEEVKNRSELEKELNAEKEQMNEIIMDIEESKSRLSSLLELQTELSEKLQISTIAKSQAEVQLEKAVLTRAEMVRDIEELRRQRDVFNRRIEFCREKDAIGMLSKLNEVSCGYREYSAEEIRLATDNFSESKRLKSGGDWTNVYRGRMKHGAVAIKVLSSIRQLSQEAFQAKVDELGQIRHPHLVAMVGLCSDLKCIVFEYMHNGSLRDVLSSSDRSSRKRNRALHWLDRVRIATHVCSGLGFLHMAKPVPMVHGCLALSNILLDRNHVAKISGYGLSQAHDECGLRLDIGAFGSVMLHLLTGRKWAGLVEEAMTRDRAALAEVLDETAGDWPLDLAEEFAGLAIRCLSINSEPNADLSITRVMEELNKIKNKAEDAMKRGGSDAFINGDVDEADSCDVPKVFICPIFQDIMKNPHVAADGFSYELEAIEEWVETGHDTSPRTNLRLKHTKVIPNHTLRSLIQDWQSKRSTAASIAH from the exons ATGGATGCTCAGGCAGAGAAAATCTACGTTGCTATAGGAAATGATCCCCAAGATGGGTTCAAGACCTTGGAATGGACGCTTGGGAAATGGAATTCTCGTCCAATCTCCATAGTCATTCTCCATGTCACTTACAACATTTCTGCCGATTTTGTTTACACCCCAT TCGGGAAGCTCCCTGCAAGTGTTGTGAGTGAAGAGAAACTGGAAGTTCTTAGGAAATATGAGCAAGAAAAGATTGACAAGCTGCTTTCCAAGTATATCACTTTCTGCGGAAAG GTAAAGGCTGAGATATTGAAAGTCGAGAAACACGATGAGCCTGTTCAGAAACTCATTGTAGATTTGATTTCTCGCCtccaaataaacaaactagTCATGGGGTTCACATTCATGAAGTCCTCCTCATG GAAATCAAAGGGCACGATTAGTGGGTCATTTTACATTCATCAGCACAAGCCCCAGTTTTGTGAGTTTTACATTATCTGTGGAGGAAAGCAGGTGTTCCTCagagataaaaaagaagaaagaatcaTGGAGGATGATCAAGGGGTTAGAGTTGCacaaaggagagaaaataaggCTTCTCTCAAAAAATGGGTCGGGAAAATGTTTTCCGACCAAACAAATACCCTAGAAAGAAACTCTTGTCACTCATCCAGTAATTCCTCAGTAAATTCGGATTCACCCAAATCACAAAATCAGTGGGAAATTCATGTCCAAGAAATTGAGAGTTATCTCCAGCAGTTGCTGTCTTCAGATTTGGATGTAGATGATCTTCCCCAGCAGAATGACAGTTTTCAGATCATAACGAGCCGTGCAGCTGAGTCCGAGAACAACGATTCCCACATG AGCCTAGCAGAGAAGATCGAATCTTTAAGAAGTAAAATTAATGAAGCTCAGCAGGAAATCGAGTTGAAGAGAAAAGAAGCCAAGGAGAACGTTGAAAGGCATGCAAAAGCTGGATGGGTCATTTCTTTATGCATTCAACGG GCTGAAGAACTTGAAACTTCTATAAAAGAGGAGGTAAAAAATCGATCGGAGTTGGAGAAAGAATTAAATGCAGAAAAGGAACAAATGAACGAAATAATCATGGACATTGAAGAAAGCAAGAGCAGGCTAAGTTCATTGTTAGAACTCCAAACCGAGCTGTCTGAAAAACTCCAGATTTCAACAATTGCGAAGTCACAAGCCGAGGTCCAGCTCGAAAAGGCAGTGCTAACAAGGGCAGAGATGGTGAGGGATATCGAGGAGTTGCGGAGACAAAGAGATGTGTTCAATAGGAGGATCGAATTCTGCAGAGAAAAAGATGCCATTGGAATGCTTTCGAAGCTTAATGAAGTGAGCTGTGGTTACAGAGAGTACAGTGCCGAGGAGATCAGATTAGCCACTGATAACTTTTCGGAGAGCAAGAGATTGAAATCTGGTGGGGATTGGACAAATGTGTACAGAGGGCGCATGAAGCATGGCGCAGTTGCGATCAAAGTTCTGAGTTCAATCAGGCAGCTATCCCAAGAAGCTTTCCAAGCTAAG GTGGATGAACTTGGCCAAATTCGACACCCACACTTGGTGGCCATGGTTGGCTTATGCTCCGACCTAAAATGCATTGTCTTTGAATACATGCACAATGGTAGCTTAAGGGATGTGTTATCTTCCTCTGACAGAAGCTCTAGGAAAAGAAACCGGGCCCTTCATTGGCTGGACCGTGTCCGCATTGCGACCCATGTTTGTTCGGGCCTGGGTTTCCTCCACATGGCAAAGCCCGTGCCCATGGTTCATGGCTGCCTCGCCTTGTCCAACATCCTCCTAGATCGCAATCACGTCGCAAAGATCAGTGGTTATGGGCTCTCACAAGCCCATGATGAATGTGGCCTGCGGTTGGATATTGGTGCTTTTGGGTCTGTAATGCTACATCTTTTGACCGGGAGGAAATGGGCCGGGCTGGTTGAAGAGGCAATGACTAGGGATAGGGCGGCCTTGGCCGAGGTCCTGGATGAGACCGCGGGAGATTGGCCATTGGATTTAGCGGAGGAATTTGCGGGCTTGGCGATAAGGTGTTTGTCCATTAACAGTGAGCCCAACGCAGACCTGAGTATCACCAGGGTAATGGAAGAGCTGAATAAGATTAAGAATAAGGCGGAGGATGCAATGAAAAGAGGAGGATCTGACGCATTTATCAATGGAGATGTTGATGAAGCAGACTCATGCGATGTGCCCAAAGTTTTCATCTGCCCCATATTTCAG GATATAATGAAGAACCCACACGTTGCAGCAGATGGATTTTCATACGAGCTAGAAGCCATAGAGGAATGGGTAGAAACGGGGCATGACACCTCTCCCAGGACAAACTTACGCCTCAAGCACACAAAGGTCATCCCTAATCACACCCTTCGTTCACTCATTCAGGATTGGCAAAGTAAGAGATCAACAGCAGCCTCCATAGCACATTAA